One Solibacillus sp. R5-41 DNA segment encodes these proteins:
- a CDS encoding ABC transporter ATP-binding protein: protein MIQVKGLSKYFGKKAVVEDVHVTIETGKITSFIGPNGAGKSTLLSMVSRLLDADTGEILLDTADVRKMKSEEFAKRVSILKQSNFMNVRLTIRELVSFGRFPYSRGRLTAEDNGHIDRAMEYMNLVDMSDKFLDELSGGQRQRAFIAMVIAQDTEYVLLDEPLNNLDMKHSVQIMKILRKLVDELGKTVIIVLHDINFASVYSDRIVALKDGRIVKDGPTNEIINSSALKQIYDMDIPVQEQDGCRICVYFNSH from the coding sequence ATGATTCAAGTAAAAGGATTAAGCAAATACTTCGGTAAAAAAGCCGTTGTAGAAGATGTACATGTAACGATAGAAACAGGTAAAATTACATCATTCATCGGGCCAAATGGTGCTGGAAAATCGACGCTACTTTCGATGGTGAGTCGTTTATTAGATGCAGATACAGGTGAAATATTACTGGATACAGCAGATGTACGTAAAATGAAATCCGAGGAATTTGCAAAACGTGTATCGATCTTAAAGCAATCAAATTTTATGAATGTACGTTTAACGATTCGTGAGCTTGTGTCATTTGGGCGTTTCCCCTATTCACGTGGTCGTCTTACAGCAGAAGATAATGGGCATATAGACCGTGCGATGGAGTATATGAACTTAGTGGACATGAGTGACAAGTTTTTAGATGAGCTTTCTGGTGGTCAACGTCAGCGTGCTTTCATTGCAATGGTCATCGCACAAGATACAGAATATGTGCTATTAGATGAGCCTTTAAATAACTTAGATATGAAGCACTCGGTTCAAATTATGAAAATTTTACGTAAGCTTGTAGATGAGTTAGGGAAAACGGTTATTATCGTATTGCATGATATTAACTTCGCATCGGTTTATTCCGACCGTATTGTGGCTTTAAAAGATGGACGTATTGTCAAAGATGGTCCAACAAACGAAATCATTAATTCTTCTGCATTAAAGCAAATTTATGATATGGACATCCCTGTTCAAGAACAAGATGGCTGCCGTATTTGTGTTTATTTTAATTCTCATTAG
- a CDS encoding iron chelate uptake ABC transporter family permease subunit, whose product MRKTGLKLAILAIVAIGCIALYGLYDIKGSFDYAFPRRMIRVLAMIVTGVAIAYSTVVFQTITHNRILTPSVMGLDSMYMVVQTCIYFFLGSSSILVLNKYFNFVISIGAMVLFALILYRFLFRADKQPIYFLLLIGMILGTLLGSVTTFMQVVIDPNEYTSLQNKMFASFNNVNGDLVWVAAGILAIAFIYGYTILNKLDVMSLGRDTAINLGINYDRIVMNVLILSSVLIATSTALVGPILFFGLIVANLAYQFFATYKHSVLIVGASLISIIALVGGQFIVEHLFEFSTTLSVIINFIGGIYFIYLLLKESRSAG is encoded by the coding sequence ATGCGTAAAACAGGATTGAAATTAGCCATTTTAGCGATTGTGGCAATCGGTTGTATCGCTCTTTATGGTTTATATGATATTAAAGGTAGCTTTGACTATGCGTTTCCACGTCGAATGATTCGCGTCTTGGCAATGATTGTAACCGGTGTAGCTATTGCGTATTCAACCGTTGTATTCCAGACGATTACACATAACCGAATTTTAACGCCTTCTGTCATGGGCTTAGATTCAATGTATATGGTTGTGCAAACATGTATTTATTTCTTCTTAGGATCTTCTTCTATATTAGTATTAAATAAATATTTTAACTTTGTAATTTCAATTGGAGCGATGGTATTATTCGCACTGATTTTATATCGTTTCTTATTTAGAGCAGATAAGCAGCCAATTTATTTTTTATTACTTATCGGAATGATTTTAGGAACATTACTTGGTAGCGTGACGACATTTATGCAAGTTGTTATTGATCCGAATGAATATACAAGTCTGCAAAATAAAATGTTTGCAAGCTTTAATAACGTTAATGGTGACCTTGTATGGGTAGCAGCGGGTATTTTAGCGATTGCCTTTATATATGGGTATACGATATTAAATAAGTTAGATGTTATGTCTTTAGGTCGCGATACAGCAATTAACCTGGGCATTAACTATGATCGTATTGTGATGAATGTACTTATTTTATCTTCTGTATTAATTGCAACATCTACAGCGCTTGTAGGTCCAATCCTATTCTTTGGATTAATTGTTGCCAACTTAGCGTATCAATTTTTTGCAACGTACAAGCATTCGGTGCTTATAGTGGGGGCAAGTTTAATTAGTATTATTGCATTAGTCGGTGGGCAATTTATTGTCGAGCATCTATTCGAATTTAGTACAACATTGAGTGTTATTATTAACTTCATTGGTGGCATTTACTTTATTTATTTACTATTAAAAGAGAGTAGGTCAGCAGGATGA
- a CDS encoding ABC transporter permease encodes MRLWYLIVATVVLSFISLFLGAKDITPLDLLDFTSEETEVFLISRIPRLIAIILAGVGMSIAGLIMQSLSRNKFVSPTTAGTDDAAKFGVLIAMIYTGGTQSEKVVLAFIFALLGTMLFMQLLNRIKFKDAIFIPLVGIMFGNIISSMTTFFAYKADILQNVSAFLMGSFTLVIKGNYELLYLSVPVIIITYLYANRFTVAGMGEDFAKNLGVRYNLVVNLGLILVALISTTVILTVGLIPFVGLIIPNIVSIYKGDNLKKTLPHTAVLGALFLLACDIVGRILIYPYEIPINLTVGVIGGVIFLIMLFRGRSYA; translated from the coding sequence ATGAGATTATGGTATTTGATTGTCGCTACTGTTGTTCTATCATTCATTTCGTTATTTCTAGGTGCCAAGGACATTACACCACTTGATTTGCTTGATTTTACATCAGAAGAGACAGAAGTCTTCTTAATTAGCCGTATACCGCGCTTGATTGCAATCATATTAGCGGGTGTCGGCATGAGTATAGCTGGTTTAATCATGCAATCTTTAAGTAGAAATAAATTTGTATCTCCAACAACTGCAGGAACAGATGATGCGGCAAAATTTGGTGTGTTAATTGCGATGATTTATACAGGTGGGACACAATCTGAAAAAGTTGTGCTAGCCTTTATTTTTGCATTATTAGGTACAATGCTATTCATGCAATTGTTAAACCGAATTAAGTTTAAAGATGCAATTTTTATCCCCCTTGTAGGGATAATGTTTGGAAATATTATTTCTTCCATGACGACGTTTTTTGCTTATAAGGCAGACATTTTACAAAACGTTTCAGCCTTTTTAATGGGGAGCTTTACATTAGTTATTAAAGGAAACTATGAATTATTATATTTAAGCGTCCCTGTTATTATCATAACGTATCTTTATGCAAATCGTTTTACAGTTGCAGGTATGGGAGAGGACTTTGCGAAAAACTTAGGTGTTCGTTATAACCTTGTTGTAAATTTGGGGCTCATTTTAGTAGCACTTATTTCAACAACAGTTATTCTAACAGTCGGTTTAATTCCGTTTGTCGGATTAATTATTCCAAACATCGTATCGATTTATAAAGGGGATAATTTAAAGAAAACATTACCGCATACAGCAGTACTAGGTGCATTATTCCTATTGGCATGTGATATCGTTGGTCGAATTTTAATATATCCATATGAAATCCCTATTAACTTAACAGTCGGTGTAATCGGCGGCGTGATTTTCTTAATCATGTTGTTTAGGGGGCGTTCATATGCGTAA
- the menC gene encoding o-succinylbenzoate synthase: protein MKLVEVIIYQLEMCMKTPFTTSLGTMQNKRFIVIKAKDETGAIGWGEGVAFEEPSYTEETLKTSLHMLEDFLIPRLLGQQLAHPDEVYELFRPIRRNNMAKAAIEGAVWDIYAQLTNQTLAKALGGITEKIEVGISIGLQPTNEQLIETIRDFLEQGYKRIKVKIKPGKDIALIRTIRDAFPTVPLMADANSSYTLEDIELLKQLDEFQLMMIEQPLAHDDLIDHATLQQQIQTPICLDESITSYEDARKAIQLGSCGVINIKIARVGGISEAKRIHDLCSEHGLPVWCGGMLEAGIGRAQNVALTSLSNFTMPGDTAASERYWYEDIILPEVIVEDGYITVPSTTGLGYKVNEQAIEKYCTEKNVFRI from the coding sequence ATGAAATTGGTTGAAGTTATAATTTATCAGCTTGAAATGTGTATGAAAACTCCATTCACAACGAGTCTTGGAACAATGCAGAATAAGCGTTTTATAGTCATTAAGGCAAAGGACGAAACTGGTGCAATTGGCTGGGGGGAAGGGGTGGCATTTGAAGAACCTTCTTATACAGAAGAAACACTAAAAACATCATTACATATGTTAGAGGACTTTTTAATTCCGCGATTATTAGGGCAACAATTAGCGCATCCAGATGAGGTATATGAACTATTTCGTCCAATTCGTCGTAACAACATGGCAAAAGCGGCTATTGAAGGTGCGGTGTGGGATATTTATGCTCAGCTAACAAATCAAACACTAGCTAAAGCACTTGGGGGCATTACGGAAAAAATTGAGGTAGGCATTAGCATTGGATTGCAACCAACAAATGAGCAATTAATCGAAACCATTCGTGATTTTTTAGAGCAAGGCTATAAACGAATAAAGGTCAAAATCAAACCTGGGAAAGATATAGCGTTAATTCGAACGATTCGAGATGCCTTTCCAACTGTGCCATTAATGGCCGATGCGAATTCATCTTATACACTAGAGGACATCGAATTATTAAAGCAACTCGATGAATTTCAATTAATGATGATTGAACAGCCGCTTGCCCACGATGACTTAATTGATCATGCAACGTTACAGCAGCAAATTCAAACACCGATTTGCTTAGATGAAAGCATTACTTCTTATGAAGATGCACGCAAGGCTATTCAGTTAGGGAGCTGCGGCGTAATCAACATTAAAATTGCACGAGTTGGCGGAATAAGCGAAGCAAAGCGCATCCATGATTTATGCAGTGAACATGGCTTACCTGTATGGTGTGGCGGCATGCTTGAAGCGGGGATTGGAAGGGCACAAAATGTCGCACTCACAAGTTTATCCAACTTCACAATGCCTGGAGATACAGCCGCTTCTGAACGTTATTGGTATGAGGATATTATATTACCTGAAGTTATAGTAGAAGATGGCTACATAACAGTACCAAGCACAACAGGTCTCGGCTATAAAGTAAACGAGCAAGCAATTGAAAAATATTGCACTGAGAAAAACGTATTTAGAATATAG
- a CDS encoding GNAT family N-acetyltransferase: protein MLESVIVKELTTIEQIEEARNLEHDIWAVGSIPMHQTLATIRNGGIVLGAYLNDELIGFNFSCPGFMEEKVYLYSHMIGIKRNYREQGVGELMKIYLKDLAIARGYRNCRWTFDPLEGRSGYLNFTKLRGYSDTYIPNCYGEMEDPFNRLLPTDRLFVEWQLVDNDYLRWDTKVEELLEEAVPVVEWSLSTDGLPMLDKEQQFMQQEAFIKDSYTLPIPTHFQKIKVESPALAEDWRYKTRHILQAMFDQGYKIIHLSKYNEHIGHYLLVKRSLFAL from the coding sequence ATGTTAGAATCAGTAATTGTAAAGGAATTAACAACGATTGAACAAATTGAAGAGGCGAGAAATTTAGAGCATGATATTTGGGCAGTTGGCAGTATTCCGATGCATCAAACGCTTGCCACAATTCGAAATGGCGGGATTGTATTAGGCGCTTATCTTAACGATGAACTAATCGGCTTCAACTTTAGTTGCCCTGGCTTCATGGAAGAGAAAGTATATTTGTATTCACATATGATTGGAATCAAACGAAATTATCGCGAGCAAGGTGTAGGCGAGCTCATGAAAATTTATTTAAAGGATCTTGCTATAGCACGAGGGTATCGAAATTGCCGTTGGACATTTGACCCGCTTGAAGGGCGTAGTGGGTATTTAAACTTTACAAAGCTACGTGGTTATAGCGACACGTATATACCAAATTGTTACGGAGAAATGGAAGACCCGTTTAACCGCCTTTTACCAACAGATCGACTTTTTGTTGAGTGGCAACTTGTAGATAATGATTATTTACGTTGGGATACAAAAGTCGAGGAATTATTAGAGGAGGCAGTGCCTGTAGTGGAGTGGTCACTCAGTACAGATGGCTTGCCGATGCTTGATAAAGAACAGCAATTTATGCAGCAGGAAGCTTTTATAAAGGATTCCTATACATTACCGATTCCTACGCATTTCCAAAAAATAAAAGTTGAAAGTCCAGCACTTGCAGAAGATTGGCGCTATAAAACACGCCATATTTTACAAGCGATGTTCGATCAAGGCTATAAAATTATTCACTTATCAAAATACAATGAGCATATCGGTCATTATTTACTCGTAAAGCGATCTCTATTTGCTCTATAA
- the hflX gene encoding GTPase HflX, with protein sequence MKDVETLVEKGILVGVNLQKDDHFDYSMEELANLADALNVEVVGRVTQNLERVTPSHYVGTGKIEEIKAFFEEADANIIIFNDELSPSQIRNLERDLACKVIDRTMLILDIFGRRAKTREAQLQVELAQLQYMLPRLVGLHASLSRQGGGTGGGFKNRGAGETKLELDRRKIEDQIAKIKRDLEVVKEQRETQRKQRRKNAIPVVSIVGYTNAGKSTIMNQLLTKIGQDETKQVFEKDMLFATLETSVRQIELADNKSFLLTDTVGFVSKLPHHLVKAFRSTLEEARDADLLLHVVDVSNEEYRFMMDVTNDTLKAVGVEDVPTLYVYNKSDLANLEYPLVSGDNIWISAKEDVGLDELVQLIRTQVFADYKTCKMLIPYDQGTVVSYLNEHAAILETAYEEEGTLLTVEVQDADYQKYERYIMK encoded by the coding sequence ATGAAAGACGTTGAAACTTTAGTAGAAAAGGGCATATTAGTAGGCGTAAATTTACAAAAGGATGATCATTTTGATTATTCAATGGAGGAACTCGCCAATTTAGCAGATGCCTTAAATGTTGAAGTGGTTGGTAGGGTCACGCAAAACTTGGAACGTGTCACACCATCGCATTATGTGGGGACAGGTAAAATTGAAGAAATTAAAGCATTTTTTGAAGAAGCAGATGCGAATATTATTATTTTTAATGATGAGCTTTCACCATCTCAAATTCGAAATTTAGAGCGCGATTTGGCATGTAAAGTAATTGACCGTACAATGCTTATTTTAGATATTTTTGGAAGACGTGCCAAAACGCGTGAGGCACAGTTACAAGTCGAGCTAGCTCAATTACAATATATGCTGCCGCGTTTAGTTGGGCTACATGCTTCGTTATCACGTCAAGGTGGAGGAACGGGCGGGGGCTTTAAAAACCGTGGTGCTGGTGAAACGAAGCTCGAGCTCGATCGTCGTAAAATCGAGGACCAAATTGCAAAAATAAAACGAGACTTAGAAGTGGTAAAAGAGCAACGAGAAACACAGCGTAAGCAGCGCCGAAAAAATGCGATACCTGTTGTTTCAATTGTAGGTTATACGAACGCAGGAAAGTCGACAATTATGAATCAGCTCCTTACTAAGATTGGCCAAGATGAAACGAAGCAAGTATTTGAAAAAGATATGCTATTTGCAACGCTTGAAACTTCTGTTCGTCAAATTGAGCTTGCGGATAATAAATCCTTTTTATTAACAGATACAGTCGGGTTTGTTAGTAAACTTCCTCACCATTTAGTGAAGGCTTTCCGTTCGACATTAGAAGAAGCACGGGATGCGGATTTACTTTTACACGTCGTCGATGTTTCGAACGAAGAATACCGTTTTATGATGGATGTGACAAATGATACGTTAAAAGCCGTTGGAGTTGAAGATGTGCCAACACTTTATGTATATAATAAGTCGGATTTAGCTAATTTAGAATATCCGCTCGTAAGTGGTGATAATATTTGGATTTCAGCAAAAGAGGACGTTGGTTTAGATGAGCTCGTACAGTTGATTCGCACGCAAGTTTTTGCAGATTATAAAACGTGTAAAATGCTCATTCCGTATGATCAAGGTACTGTCGTCTCATATTTAAATGAGCATGCGGCGATTTTAGAAACTGCTTATGAAGAAGAAGGAACTTTGCTCACAGTTGAAGTGCAGGACGCGGATTATCAAAAATACGAGCGATATATAATGAAATAA
- a CDS encoding SAM-dependent methyltransferase, with product MEFQQMKEQLITLFNSKSLVQATISQPRQKSNELKRIRLKPVELRGAYMIQLEYQYERILKHENILLENLQQQLDQLFEQFRQMHAEFSEQTVQIQLSKKNKVLWKSDQASSTKQINLSHNRKKQYLLDESHLYPFLVRLGVQSEDGQIKKQKYDKFKQINRFVEFIDDSLAHLPKDRQIRILDFGSGKSYLTFALYHYLKIEKGFNIRVTGLDLKKEVIEECNRIAQDLHYEDLEFQVGDINDYNDETSVDMVVTLHACDVATDMALARAVKWGAKVILSVPCCQHELNRQLHVSELNIMTQHGLIKERFAALATDSIRAEILSLVGYETQLLEFIDMENTPKNILIRAYFTGKVPTHGQRKKYDEFVQFLKATPFLENELRDFLN from the coding sequence ATGGAATTCCAACAAATGAAGGAGCAACTCATTACGCTCTTTAACTCAAAATCACTCGTACAGGCAACGATTAGTCAGCCTCGCCAAAAATCCAATGAACTTAAGCGTATCCGACTAAAACCAGTCGAATTACGTGGCGCTTACATGATTCAGCTTGAATATCAGTATGAGCGTATTTTAAAGCACGAAAACATCCTACTCGAAAATTTACAGCAGCAACTTGATCAATTATTTGAGCAGTTTCGTCAAATGCATGCTGAGTTTTCAGAGCAAACCGTTCAAATTCAGCTTTCGAAAAAAAATAAAGTCCTTTGGAAGTCGGATCAAGCTTCATCAACAAAACAAATCAATTTATCACATAACCGAAAAAAACAGTATTTACTTGATGAATCACACCTTTATCCGTTTTTAGTGCGTCTAGGTGTTCAATCAGAGGATGGGCAAATTAAAAAACAAAAATACGATAAATTTAAGCAAATTAATCGTTTTGTTGAATTTATTGATGACTCCCTTGCCCATTTACCAAAAGATCGTCAAATCCGCATTTTAGATTTTGGTTCAGGAAAGTCCTATTTAACGTTTGCCCTTTATCATTATTTAAAAATCGAAAAAGGATTCAATATTCGTGTTACAGGGCTCGATTTGAAAAAAGAAGTAATCGAGGAATGTAATCGGATTGCACAAGATTTGCACTATGAAGATTTAGAGTTCCAAGTTGGGGACATCAATGATTATAACGACGAAACTTCTGTAGATATGGTCGTTACTCTGCATGCCTGTGATGTTGCGACGGATATGGCTTTAGCGCGTGCTGTCAAATGGGGCGCAAAAGTTATTTTAAGTGTTCCTTGCTGTCAACATGAGCTGAATCGTCAATTACATGTTTCTGAATTAAATATTATGACGCAGCACGGTCTAATCAAAGAACGTTTTGCTGCACTTGCTACCGACTCAATCCGTGCTGAAATTTTATCGCTCGTTGGCTATGAAACGCAGTTATTGGAATTTATTGATATGGAAAATACACCTAAAAACATTTTAATTCGAGCGTATTTCACCGGTAAGGTACCTACACATGGACAACGAAAAAAATATGATGAATTTGTACAATTTTTAAAAGCAACACCGTTTTTAGAAAATGAACTCCGGGATTTTCTTAACTAA
- a CDS encoding DUF47 domain-containing protein, whose translation MFSPKKQDPFFSALHKIAENMRQAVHYANDFRIETVSDLKEISVRMKQYETAGDKLIHELIVMLNKSFMTPIEREDILALAIRMDDILDGTEGTIAHFEMFSLVEIDESMRNFLSYIVKSADEIVKAMDLLNKKDLVGMRQHAILIKDYERECDEVLRSSIKQLFLNEKDPIRLIKFKDIYEQLEEIADYCQTVANTIETIIMRNA comes from the coding sequence ATGTTTAGTCCAAAAAAACAAGATCCATTCTTTTCAGCCCTTCATAAAATTGCTGAAAACATGCGCCAAGCTGTCCATTACGCGAATGATTTTCGCATTGAAACAGTCTCTGATTTAAAAGAAATTAGCGTCCGCATGAAGCAATATGAAACAGCTGGTGATAAATTAATTCATGAACTAATCGTCATGCTTAATAAATCATTTATGACACCTATTGAACGGGAAGACATTTTAGCGCTAGCGATTCGCATGGATGATATTTTAGATGGCACTGAAGGCACGATTGCGCACTTTGAAATGTTTTCATTAGTAGAGATAGATGAATCAATGCGTAATTTCCTAAGCTATATTGTCAAATCAGCTGATGAAATCGTCAAAGCAATGGATTTACTAAATAAGAAGGATCTTGTAGGAATGCGTCAGCATGCGATTCTTATTAAAGATTACGAACGCGAATGCGATGAAGTATTACGCTCATCAATTAAGCAATTGTTTTTAAATGAAAAAGATCCAATCCGTTTAATTAAATTTAAAGATATTTATGAACAACTAGAAGAAATTGCTGACTATTGTCAAACAGTAGCCAACACGATTGAAACTATCATTATGCGCAATGCATAA
- a CDS encoding inorganic phosphate transporter, with translation MNTLLIITVLVVICALAFDFINGFHDTANAIATSVSTRALPPRVAVLMAAVMNFLGAITFVGVAKAIASDIVDPFALSTPEAPLIGSVVILAALLSAITWNLVTWYFGIPSSSSHTLIGSIAGAAVAASGFGVLNYSGFSKIIIALLVSPIIAIVTGYLMMSLFKFLFKDLNLYKTNKRFRIMQIFTAAIQSFTHGTNDAQKAMGIITMALIAANWQTTDDVQGWVRLACAIAMGLGTSIGGYKIIKTVGGKIMKIRPVNGAAADLSSASIIFSATLIHLPVSTTHVISSAIMGVGAAQNVKGVNWGIARKIVTTWIITMPISAVMSAVIYSVLNLFF, from the coding sequence TTGAATACACTTTTAATCATTACAGTTTTAGTCGTAATATGTGCTTTAGCATTCGACTTTATTAATGGTTTCCATGATACAGCAAATGCAATTGCTACTTCCGTTTCAACACGTGCATTGCCACCGCGTGTTGCCGTTTTAATGGCGGCGGTTATGAATTTCTTAGGAGCCATTACATTTGTTGGTGTAGCAAAAGCGATTGCATCAGACATCGTTGATCCATTTGCTTTATCGACGCCTGAGGCACCACTTATTGGCTCGGTCGTTATTTTAGCAGCTTTACTTTCCGCTATCACTTGGAATTTAGTCACATGGTACTTCGGCATCCCATCCAGTTCATCGCATACACTAATTGGTTCGATAGCTGGTGCTGCAGTTGCTGCCTCAGGATTTGGCGTTTTAAATTACAGTGGCTTTAGTAAAATTATTATCGCTTTACTTGTTTCACCAATCATTGCAATTGTTACTGGTTATTTAATGATGTCCTTGTTCAAATTTTTATTTAAAGATTTAAACCTTTATAAAACAAACAAAAGATTCCGCATTATGCAAATTTTCACAGCAGCCATTCAATCCTTTACACACGGTACAAATGATGCGCAAAAAGCAATGGGTATTATTACTATGGCCTTAATTGCTGCAAACTGGCAAACGACTGATGATGTACAAGGCTGGGTGCGTTTAGCCTGTGCGATAGCAATGGGGTTAGGTACTTCTATTGGTGGTTATAAAATCATTAAAACAGTAGGCGGTAAGATAATGAAGATTCGCCCTGTAAACGGTGCAGCGGCAGACCTTTCTTCTGCTTCGATTATTTTCAGTGCAACATTAATTCATCTTCCCGTTTCAACTACACATGTTATTTCATCTGCGATCATGGGTGTTGGTGCCGCTCAAAATGTAAAGGGCGTTAACTGGGGAATTGCTCGTAAAATTGTAACAACATGGATTATAACAATGCCGATTTCTGCTGTCATGTCGGCAGTTATTTACTCCGTACTAAATCTATTCTTTTAA